A window of Carassius gibelio isolate Cgi1373 ecotype wild population from Czech Republic chromosome A3, carGib1.2-hapl.c, whole genome shotgun sequence genomic DNA:
tgttgagcacacagctgtagctgtttttatcctgatcTTCCAGctccagaggaagagagagactgatgctgagatcagacacactgatgctggacaataaactgatTCCTCTgaaccaggagagagtcacatgactcacattcacgactgaacacaccagtgaacatgatgaagatgatgatgatgagtttctgctgatgacaggaacaggcagaacACCATACACAGTGAGATTGAAAGTCTTGATCGCACGTTTGATGTCTAGTTTATAATGTCCAGCGTGATCAGTTCTGGTgtgtgtgatggtcagagatccagtttgatcgtccagcttcagtctgtctctgaatataCCATCAAGAACACCATCAAATAGAGTCATGCTGTCAGCCAGGACATTAATTTCAGCTATTAGAGTGTTTTCAGGTCCAAACGTCCACAGAATCAGATCATCATCCATCatttcagtaagatcagagtctagagtgactgaatctccctccatcactgactgATTCCCATTAGTTTTAGCaggaaacacacctgaagaacaggaacaggaacattAGGACCACTGTGGTTCAAACCAGGGTCAGGTGGACAGATTGGACATGTACACTGGGATAAGACTAGACTGGCACACACCTGAACTTATAGAGCTTCCAAAaagcgaatttttttttttttttttttttcaacaatgcCTTAAAAGAAGCAAatttggttcctcaaagaaccttccattaaacagttcttaaaagaacaataTATTTCTTTATGTGTGAAGAATGTCTATTAAGAGCCTTTGTTTAAGAGAGTAATAACTGTAGCTCCATCACCGTTTTAAAACAACAGCAGGTGAAAATGAACTGTAGTTTGTCAGACTGAGGTTAAACTTACCAGTCAGATGACAGCAGCTCAAACAGAAGACCACCAGCGTGTGAAACATCTTTCTTCGTTCAGTGTCTGATCTCAAATGACTGTGGACTGATCTGGTATGAGCCCCCCACAACAGAGTTTGACCCTCGTGTagttcacaacgaaacacacgtCATACGTCCTGTACTTATCAAAATAATCTTCTGCCTCTAATTAAGACTTGAACTGTTTTGATCATGTAACACTGATCGTGTTGTTGATCTTTCAGAATGTTGCTAATAATCATGGTTAAAAAAGAAACTAAGAGTTCAAGTTATCTACCACCTGACATTGGCAGAATTACTGAGGTGTGACTCTAGCAGCTCATCTGAATCAAACCGAAACCTTCTGTGGTCACTTTTCTCCAGAAACATGGTTTGATCTGCAAGGTGGACACAGATCTTGTACGTGGCCATTTGTTTGATCTGTGCTCAGTTTGTAGATCAAGAGTTTCTTGCTGACTTCCTGTCTAGATAAAACCCTTTACACCGTAACACTGACTCAGAAAACACTGTTTATTAGTAAATGTTTCAGATATCTCATTTCTGTTTTCCCCTGACACTCTTGTTGTAGTTACTTttgccctcaaaaaaaaaaaaagtgggctgAAATGTTCCACTATGAGGAGAATAAGAAACTGGCTCTGGTCTAGCACACACAGAAtgagttgattgattgatttgacaGAATAATTGTGGTCATATACGCAAtttggcttttctgcattgttttttttactctttgtACAGCAGTTATTGctcattctaaatgtattttaatgtgtttcatcTGCCTCACATTGAAGTGAAACTCTGTCTATGGTTTCCATTCTTCTGTAGATGACGGTGTGTTCATCTGGAAGTCTAGAGACTTTACTGATCCAGTTCTTGAACACTCACATACTCGTGCATTAAGAAGACGATCACATACTCAGATGAACCTGCACCAAAAGTGGTGTTAATGTGCTTGAGCGCGTCTTTCTCTAGATCTGTATATATTCGTGGCATGAGGACAAGGAGAAGGGCATGAGGTCCAGGACCAGACAGAAGGAACAATCTCTTCACATGCTGTTCTTCAGGAGAGAGAGCAGGATTAAAGGTCAGGAGAGCTGATTACCACCACACTTCTCTTCAAAACAATCCCATCATGCCTCTCAAACTAGTTCAGGGAGGACAGTGACCCTCAGAAGGCCTTTCGTCGTATCGTTACACATTTGATCGATGTGTAGATGTTTTAGACCGCCATTGTTGTTTGTGTGATGACATCCAATGTTTGAGTCCCATTCTCTTGATGCTACAGCACGATAAACATCATCTGAACCCAAGCAGAACAAACAAGCAGAATAACATAGACTTAATACTCAAACTGTACATTAAAATGAAGAGAATCAGGAATGTTAGATAAGTTTACATCTTTTCCCACTCGTTTCTTCTTCTCTTATCCTTAGGAACAATGGCGCGGGAAGGGGGGTGCTGAGGGGGCTGCAGATCCCCCCTCCCCCCCACCGTCATAGCATCAGCCCCCCCTGGGGGGGCTGTGGACTAACCTAATATTGTACttaaaaacgtgaaaaaaaataaaaatatattcatcaGCAACACACCTGAACGCAAggccattatttatttctgtatgctGTTGCCTATTCACCGTAGTCCTGTGGCTGAAGAGGCCTAGGCTAGCATAAGGCAGCACATCACTAAATAATAGTGAATAATTATTTAGTGaatatatatgacatatatacttaattgtttttttttttgtttttttttttcatttaattttttttttttttttcagaaatgaccATCCCCGTTCTCAGTGGCGTTTTCTCCCTGAAGCCAAGGGAAGCCATCTCTTCCGACAAtcactattattgtaaataaaaaaaatatttgacttgTGACATGGCCTCTCAtttctatggagaaaatgaaataaatgtagaatttgtCATGCTTTGTTCCGATCAGAATAATGGGCGTTTACTAGCCGCTCTCAAGCAGCACGACCGCATGCATAATTATGCCACAAAGAAATGATTATGAATTTGTCAAAaatagcaaggagacatttaactgtttattaataaaatggtgttttctgtgtcgctgcaaagacgatgcggactcgccatgaacgccagagagaaatgcacatttcatatggattaggcCTACAtattcagagagtagcctatttcttttcgttttgaatattttcgtttaaaagtagacatttttaagctttctataatagatagcctatatttctcaaaactgtctgtgaggcacaagctgagtttctgCGCCCTCCAGTTCACGTGCAATACAAGTGATGTGCCAGTGTAGTGGTATGGACTCAAGTAgtcatgtttgtattgttttcattaatattatgacTTATCATCTGTTAAATATGGTTCttgctttaaatgtatattaaaatagaattgtatattatactgtataactATGCCAACTTGAAGATCACTTAGACCTGTAGACGCTGGCGGGTGACGCTAGAGGGTGATCATGAGCCGCAGGAGATAGAGCTTCATTTATATATGAAGAAGCCACTCTTGCAGCCACTGATTCACAATTGaaagatttctttctctctctgtttatgtgtttCTGCAGGTAAGATAAGTGATGTGGCATCGCAGTTTGAGTTCATAAAGTGTTTATACTTTAGTTATTTGTGTTAGTTTGATGACTTTGTATACATAATCGATCACTTTAGTGGTTGATGTGCGGCCGGCCGCACCCGCGCGATGGATTGCGCAATCGCGGCTGGGAGGCGGCTGACGCTGCTGCGTTGGTGGAGGCCGCGCGATGCATTGACATGGGTGCTTAGTGTCCTCAGTAATATACTTGTAATCACTCGTTATTATGAgagtttatatttgtttattgtaaCGATTGTGTTTTGTACATCTGTCATGTTTTAGAGTCAACTAAATTGCTGATAAAGATCGTTTACAACAGAGCACATAGAGAGAAGTAGTTACTAAAAAGGAAACAAAGAGCTTACACCGTTTGTGTAAGATTATTGAGTATTATTTTCGGATGTCATGGAAATGTTAATGTGTTACAGACAGTATAGCAATATATTCTCATTTTCTTTCAATGTATTGTGATATGATTGTTTAAAGTGAGTTTAAGGACATAGAGCTTCATTTATATATGAAGAAGCCACTCTTGCAGCCACTGATTCACAATTGaaagatttctttctctctctgtttgtgtttctgcagcaataaaacaatatatgtgcCACCAGAAGTCTCCGCCTCTTCTGTGTGTGCAACACCAGCtccttattacattgtctgctaatatatttgcttgtttattaaatacaggcaatgggttgataaaatattgatcaaaattaagatacaatttatacaaaacgaaaatattttaaacagagtctttctacaaaacaaaactctataaagtggtcaaaatcatgtcttACCCACTCCATATCTCATAGGCTATTGCGCATGATGTATCATATCTTTCTCATGCTGCATGCTCACTTTCATAataaacattgattaaaaaaattacattagcctataatatttaaacaaatatgaaaccaaatgtgttttctttaatgGTTACAACACATAGCCTAAACAGTAcagagattttttaaaattatttttatttatttatttttattaaacatcaaagtacaagtacatcAAGTACAATTTTTGTGTATAAAACAGTAACAATCACGCCAGGGGAGAAGACTAGAGAAATTTCATGTCGTCAGTCACAACATAATGACGTCACATATTTTCCAACCCTAATTTGTTCTGTAGAAACCGTGATGAATCAATCTTAACTTCGAGCTAAAGTTACTCAAACTAAACTCTGAATCTCTGAGCAGTGTGAACAGATGCTCGTGTGTCACGATGTGTTTCAGGCGTCTGACTGCagacagctcacacacacacacacacacacacacacacacacgcacacacacaaacacacacacacacgaacccTGCATTGGTTTAACTCCTTAAGTGTCACTGGCCCACCGGTGGGCCCAAAGCCATTGCATATTTAAAACCGTAATATTCTATACTAAACCTaaactaatcttgacaaactatatatcattggagaCCTTAGaggttgtattttttatatttgaccactgttttatatttaaaattatgtagtgACAGTAATTCATAAATTTGTGACAataaaatttagcaaaaaaaaaaagtagttgccttttgttacaaaaagctgatacatacatatacaatcacgaaagtatatatttcttatatttttttggctgccaataattcagacaaaacatcttttctagtttttataaaaaaaattgagaataaattgaatatgtatatttgtatatctatGATTGATGTTGCAAGTAttcagtaaaaaattaaatgaatgtcaaTTTCATGTATGATCATAATATGATGTGATAATATGATCATGATCATGTATGAAGTTTCTGTAACAACACTCTAGTAGctatgtttgattaaaaaatcatttacaacctatctagaatgttttattgctgtttgaataaaaaaaatcaaatcagtcGTCCATTACAATTCATACAAGGAGCATAACTAGGACCTAGTGGACATTGTTGGTATAGCAac
This region includes:
- the LOC127942611 gene encoding SLAM family member 9 isoform X1 encodes the protein MFHTLVVFCLSCCHLTGVFPAKTNGNQSVMEGDSVTLDSDLTEMMDDDLILWTFGPENTLIAEINVLADSMTLFDGVLDGIFRDRLKLDDQTGSLTITHTRTDHAGHYKLDIKRAIKTFNLTVYGVLPVPVISRNSSSSSSSCSLVCSVVNVSHVTLSWFRGISLLSSISVSDLSISLSLPLELEDQDKNSYSCVLNNPISHQTQHLDITQLCHTSADQGLPLLYVVLIASGSLLIVAAVVICCICKKCRKTGHRSTQLICIHIYHFKTSSFPLIMKLCHFNAHVIIVNAVETHDEDRTDSVLCKPTPAKTKSKMNAVYENVPKKW
- the LOC127942611 gene encoding hepatocyte cell adhesion molecule isoform X3 — translated: MFHTLVVFCLSCCHLTGVFPAKTNGNQSVMEGDSVTLDSDLTEMMDDDLILWTFGPENTLIAEINVLADSMTLFDGVLDGIFRDRLKLDDQTGSLTITHTRTDHAGHYKLDIKRAIKTFNLTVYGVLPVPVISRNSSSSSSSCSLVCSVVNVSHVTLSWFRGISLLSSISVSDLSISLSLPLELEDQDKNSYSCVLNNPISHQTQHLDITQLCHTSADQGLPLLYVVLIASGSLLIVAAVVICCICKKCRKTVETHDEDRTDSVLCKPTPAKTKSKMNAVYENVPKKW
- the LOC127942611 gene encoding hepatocyte cell adhesion molecule isoform X2 is translated as MEGDSVTLDSDLTEMMDDDLILWTFGPENTLIAEINVLADSMTLFDGVLDGIFRDRLKLDDQTGSLTITHTRTDHAGHYKLDIKRAIKTFNLTVYGVLPVPVISRNSSSSSSSCSLVCSVVNVSHVTLSWFRGISLLSSISVSDLSISLSLPLELEDQDKNSYSCVLNNPISHQTQHLDITQLCHTSADQGLPLLYVVLIASGSLLIVAAVVICCICKKCRKTGHRSTQLICIHIYHFKTSSFPLIMKLCHFNAHVIIVNAVETHDEDRTDSVLCKPTPAKTKSKMNAVYENVPKKW